In a genomic window of Leishmania donovani BPK282A1 complete genome, chromosome 32:
- a CDS encoding protein kinase, putative, with translation MGGGLSKSQLNVHYQGATEVESTYIVTKTDPNNNVVGAASATKPLSVVDAQWARNATEPGRDGVAVSAAAAAAAPRKEEARGLGTAPARAGSALDGVGGNRGTNSATSAVDDNGSPIPIRNGGSHVGYICLSDIIGDKDSHSKYIKISSIGRGAYGEAYVVKRNPAYDAAARPMVEAQIQSNALANPTQPNGLYVAKIMDLRAMVSQDRQYAQTEIMCLAHTHHFAIIRYYEHYVLDSDDETVVIVTELADHGDLRRNLYNASAVRPFLEAGSQATTGGNAGTNDSRMLLTEREAGTYFVQLLLALHHISARRMIHRDIKSANVLLTSRGFLKLGDFGFSQKYESTVSSETIAGTFLGTPYYLSPEMWKGKRYGKKADVWAAGVVLYEMLMGGRRPFEAASLPELRMCVLEEEFVPPTGPPTSGAADVNSQEGGQPKFSNDMRELLVAIFQKAPEKRPSAEELLHKPVMQHYLYVFEKYVHSLISYDAAALAANPTMDRQGLYFADPGDQAMVLQGIAEGKAAIQQVTKRTISENASARFEGVVYKDNHNGVWKERYLLLDGATLTISLSKGKEAVGGGERSKRVLLSSIKSVSPCEVEDAHVRVVNAASPSDGYKPPYAFAIAMHSSNSIVFGVASAEELDHWMQALMRALQID, from the coding sequence ATGGGCGGCGGCTTGTCAAAGAGCCAACTCAATGTCCACTACCAAGGTGCGACAGAAGTGGAGAGTACCTACATTGTCACTAAAACGGACCCCAACAACAACGTCGTAGGTGCCGCCTCAGCGACGAAGCCGTTGTCTGTGGTGGACGCGCAGTGGGCAAGAAACGCCACTGAGCCTGGTAGAGATGGCGTCGCCGtttcggcagcagcggcggcggcagcaccacgcaaagaggaggcgagggggCTTGGCACCGCCCCCGCGAGAGCCGGAAGTGCcctcgacggcgtcggcggcaaCCGCGGCACGAactccgccacctcggcggtGGACGACAATGGCTCGCCCATTCCCATCCGAAACGGGGGGAGCCATGTCGGGTACATTTGTCTGAGCGACATCATCGGGGACAAGGACAGCCACAGCAAGTATATCAAGATCAGTTCCATCGGCAGAGGCGCCTACGGAGAGGCGTACGTAGTGAAGCGCAACCCGGCCTACGACGCGGCTGCACGGCCCatggtggaggcgcagatTCAAAGCAATGCGCTGGCGAACCCGACACAGCCAAATGGGTTGTATGTGGCGAAGATTATGGACTTGCGCGCGATGGTGTCGCAAGACCGGCAGTACGCACAGACCGAAATTATGTGcctggcgcacacgcatcacTTCGCCATCATCCGCTATTACGAGCACTACGTGCtcgacagcgatgacgagACGGTGGTGATCGTGACAGAGCTTGCGGATCACGGTGACCTGCGCCGCAACTTGTATAACGCCTCCGCGGTGCGTCCATTTCTTGAGGCGGGCAGCCAAGCCACAACAGGCGGCAATGCTGGCACTAATGATTCTCGGATGCTGTTGACGGAGCGAGAGGCAGGCACATACtttgtgcagctgctgttaGCCCTGCATCACATCTCTGCGCGTCGCATGATCCACCGTGACATCAAGAGTGCAAACGTGCTGCTTACCTCTCGCGGCTTCCTCAAGCTTGGCGACTTCGGTTTCTCCCAGAAGTACGAGAGCACTGTCAGTAGTGAGACAATCGCCGGCACATTTCTCGGCACCCCATACTACCTCTCGCCAGAGATGTGGAAAGGAAAGCGCTACGGCAAGAAGGCGGACGTCTGGGCGGCCGGCGTTGTGCTTTACGAAATGCTAATGGGTGGGCGCCGCCCTTTTGAGGCTGCCAGCTTGCCGGagctgcgcatgtgcgtgctcgaggaggagttTGTTCCACCTACGGGCCCACCGACATCAGGGGCAGCCGATGTGAACAGTCAGGAGGGCGGACAGCCAAAATTTTCCAACGACATGCGCGAACTGCTCGTCGCCATTTTTCAGAAGGCGCCCGAGAAGCGTCCGAgtgcggaggagctgctgcacaagcCTGTCATGCAGCACTACCTCTATGTCTTTGAAAAGTATGTCCATTCTCTTATCAGCTAcgatgcagcggcactggcggcAAACCCGACGATGGACCGGCAGGGACTCTACTTTGCCGACCCGGGGGATCAGGCAATGGTGCTGCAGGGCATTGCAGAGGGGAAGGCGGCCATTCAACAAGTGACGAAGCGCACGATCTCCGAGAATGCCTCGGCGCGGTTCGAGGGCGTCGTGTACAAGGATAACCACAACGGTGTCTGGAAGGAGCGCTATCTGCTGCTCGATGGAGCCACGCTCACAATTTCCCTGTCGAAGGGCAAGGAGGCCGTGGGCGGCGGTGAGCGCAGCAAACGAGTGCTGCTTTCCTCCATCAAGTCAGTGAGCCCGTGTGAGGTGGAggacgcgcacgtgcgcgtcgtGAACGCTGCGTCTCCTAGCGATGGGTACAAGCCACCTTACGCCTTTGCCATTGCGATGCACAGCTCCAACTCTATCGTCTTTGGTGTTGCTAGTGCTGAGGAGCTGGACCACTGGATGCAGGCGCTCATGCGTGCCCTGCAGATCGATTAa